One genomic window of Sporosarcina ureae includes the following:
- a CDS encoding Na+/H+ antiporter family protein — MFSTVVISVIVMSVLSLLRVNVMFAIIIAAGVAGLMEGLSLTEATTMLVSGMGGQANTALSYILLGMFAVMISFSGITGFLVKRLMKVLRGKRSILLLTIAGVACFSQNVVPIHIAFIPILIPPLLHLFDKMKIDRRGVACALTFGLKAPYIMIPAGFGLIFHGIIAEEMKASGMEIPLLSVTYSMLIPGMGMIIGLLIAVFISYRKPRELPHSDMGVIVAEEIPEEVELKFNLRHVLTIGAIIGALIVQLATGSLVLGALTGIALMYIFTVVPFNEGERVVNEGISMMGMIAFVMLIASGYATILKETGAVNDLVESATAILGDNKLIIASVMLLIGLLITMGIGSSFGTIPIIAALFVPICIAVGFSPMATASLIGTAGALGDAGSPASDSTLGPTAGLNADGKHHHIWDTCVPTFLHYNIPLLIFGVVAAMVL, encoded by the coding sequence ATGTTTAGTACGGTAGTGATATCAGTTATCGTCATGTCTGTGTTGAGTCTTCTGCGGGTTAACGTAATGTTTGCCATTATTATCGCGGCGGGTGTGGCTGGGTTAATGGAAGGTCTGTCACTGACGGAAGCAACAACAATGCTCGTCTCTGGAATGGGTGGACAAGCAAACACCGCATTAAGTTATATTTTGCTCGGAATGTTCGCCGTTATGATTAGTTTTTCAGGAATTACAGGCTTTCTCGTCAAGAGATTGATGAAAGTTTTAAGAGGGAAACGGTCAATTTTATTGCTAACCATTGCAGGAGTTGCTTGTTTCTCACAAAACGTGGTTCCTATCCACATAGCATTTATTCCGATTTTAATTCCACCTTTGCTTCATTTATTTGATAAGATGAAGATTGACCGTCGAGGTGTCGCTTGTGCGTTGACATTTGGATTAAAAGCACCTTACATTATGATTCCGGCTGGGTTTGGATTAATATTTCACGGAATCATTGCAGAAGAAATGAAAGCAAGTGGTATGGAGATCCCTCTTTTATCAGTCACTTATTCCATGCTAATACCTGGAATGGGCATGATTATAGGTTTACTGATTGCCGTTTTCATCTCATACCGCAAGCCAAGAGAACTTCCGCATAGCGACATGGGAGTCATTGTTGCGGAAGAAATACCTGAAGAAGTCGAACTGAAATTCAACTTACGTCACGTCCTCACTATTGGAGCCATTATCGGTGCATTGATCGTGCAACTAGCTACGGGTTCACTTGTACTAGGAGCTCTTACAGGTATTGCGTTAATGTATATATTCACAGTCGTTCCCTTTAATGAAGGAGAAAGAGTTGTTAATGAAGGGATTAGCATGATGGGTATGATTGCATTTGTTATGTTAATTGCTTCCGGTTATGCAACTATTTTAAAAGAGACAGGTGCTGTCAATGATTTAGTAGAATCAGCTACAGCAATTTTAGGTGATAACAAACTGATTATTGCATCCGTCATGTTATTGATCGGATTATTAATTACAATGGGTATCGGTTCATCATTTGGGACCATTCCAATTATTGCAGCTTTGTTCGTGCCAATCTGTATAGCAGTTGGTTTCTCTCCAATGGCAACGGCTTCCTTAATTGGGACTGCAGGCGCGCTTGGTGATGCAGGGTCACCGGCATCTGATAGTACGCTAGGACCGACAGCTGGGTTAAATGCGGACGGAAAGCACCATCATATTTGGGATACGTGTGTACCAACATTTTTACATTATAATATCCCGCTTCTCATCTTTGGTGTCGTTGCGGCCATGGTACTATAA
- the hutH gene encoding histidine ammonia-lyase — MVVLNGQTLNFTEVHSVLYDGDHVKYSEESMKKVQESRKAVERIVDEERIVYGITTGFGKFSDVLIDKDHVESLQLNLIRSHACGVGEAFPEIVSRAMILLRANALLKGFSGVRPVVIERLLDLVNAHIHPVIPQQGSLGASGDLAPLSHLALVLIGEGEVFYKGERTPAKEALTKEGITPIVLTAKEGLALINGTQAMTAMGVVAYLEAEKLAHQTERIASMTIEGLRGIIDAFDEDIHLARGYKEQVEVAERIRNILVDSELTTKQGEIRVQDAYSIRCIPQVHGATWQTMNYVKEKLLIEMNAATDNPLIFDNGEKVLSGGNFHGQPIAFAMDFLAIAIAELANISERRIERLVNPQLNDLPPFLSPEPGLQSGAMIMQYVAASLVSENKTFAHPASVDSIPSSANQEDHVSMGTIGSRHAYEVIKNTRRVLAIEAICSMQAAEIRGKEKMSTSTREFLENGRSIVSYIEEDRVFSKDIEAMSEWLKNSDFHFDAYTNK; from the coding sequence ATGGTCGTATTAAATGGACAAACGCTTAATTTTACAGAGGTGCATAGCGTACTTTACGATGGTGACCACGTAAAATACTCAGAAGAAAGCATGAAAAAGGTTCAAGAAAGCCGAAAAGCAGTAGAAAGAATCGTAGATGAAGAAAGAATTGTATATGGTATTACAACAGGGTTCGGTAAATTCAGTGATGTGCTTATAGATAAAGACCATGTAGAATCACTGCAGTTAAATTTAATCCGTTCCCATGCATGTGGTGTCGGGGAAGCATTTCCGGAAATCGTTTCACGGGCGATGATTCTTCTTCGTGCCAACGCGTTATTGAAAGGTTTTTCAGGAGTGCGTCCAGTCGTAATTGAGAGATTGCTCGATTTAGTAAATGCGCATATTCATCCCGTCATTCCACAGCAAGGATCTCTTGGTGCCAGTGGTGACTTGGCTCCGCTATCGCACTTGGCGCTAGTTTTAATCGGAGAAGGAGAAGTGTTTTATAAAGGGGAAAGAACGCCTGCGAAGGAAGCTTTAACGAAAGAGGGAATTACGCCGATTGTACTAACGGCAAAAGAAGGTCTAGCTCTTATTAACGGCACGCAGGCAATGACTGCAATGGGAGTCGTTGCGTATTTAGAAGCTGAAAAATTGGCTCATCAGACAGAACGCATTGCTTCCATGACAATTGAAGGTTTACGCGGAATCATTGATGCGTTTGACGAAGATATCCACCTTGCACGTGGTTACAAAGAGCAGGTCGAAGTAGCAGAACGAATTCGGAATATTTTAGTTGACAGTGAGTTAACGACAAAGCAAGGAGAAATACGTGTGCAAGATGCGTATTCGATCAGATGTATTCCTCAGGTTCATGGCGCAACGTGGCAGACTATGAATTATGTAAAAGAGAAATTGCTGATTGAGATGAATGCGGCTACAGATAATCCGCTCATTTTTGATAATGGTGAAAAAGTATTATCAGGTGGCAACTTCCATGGACAGCCAATTGCTTTTGCTATGGATTTCTTGGCAATTGCAATAGCAGAATTGGCAAATATCTCAGAACGTCGAATTGAGCGCTTAGTAAATCCTCAATTAAATGATTTGCCACCATTTTTAAGTCCTGAGCCAGGGTTACAATCTGGTGCCATGATTATGCAATATGTTGCGGCATCCCTTGTTTCTGAGAATAAAACATTTGCCCATCCAGCAAGCGTCGATTCCATTCCTTCATCAGCGAATCAAGAAGACCATGTTAGTATGGGCACAATTGGATCTCGTCATGCATATGAAGTAATTAAAAATACACGTCGTGTGCTGGCAATAGAAGCAATTTGTAGTATGCAGGCAGCCGAGATTCGTGGAAAAGAAAAGATGTCCACATCCACAAGAGAGTTTCTAGAAAACGGAAGAAGTATCGTGTCATATATTGAAGAAGACCGCGTATTTTCGAAAGATATTGAAGCAATGAGTGAATGGTTGAAAAATAGCGATTTTCATTTCGATGCATACACAAACAAATAA
- the hutI gene encoding imidazolonepropionase, with the protein MKNIVWIKYASQLATLASGKHGPRAKKDMSDLGIIEDGSVWIEDGIIQAVGTTKELESTYGERAQDAVIVDASGKLVTPGLVDPHTHVVYGGSREHEFEMRLQGATYMDIMNAGGGIHATTRMTREASEEELIEQTTRRLDSFLAHGVTTVEGKSGYGMNLETELKQLRVMKKLQETHPIDLVPTFMGAHAVPLDYKGREDEFIDYLIETVLLIVVEEELAVFNDVFCEKGVFTPEQSERMLEAGKKVGLIPKIHADEIESYGGAELAAKVGAISAEHLLKASEEGIQAMAKSGTIACLLPATALYLREEAAAGRRMIDEGVPVAISTDCNPGSSPTTSMPLVMNLACISMRLTPAEALTAATYNAACAIKSEDKVGSLEVGKQGDVVVWDAKNYQELQYLFGVNHVQSVWKKGVQVVGNASN; encoded by the coding sequence ATGAAAAATATAGTTTGGATTAAATACGCTTCCCAGTTGGCCACGTTGGCCTCGGGGAAGCATGGTCCACGCGCGAAAAAAGATATGTCGGATCTTGGGATTATTGAAGACGGTAGTGTATGGATTGAAGACGGCATCATTCAAGCTGTAGGAACAACAAAAGAGCTTGAAAGTACGTATGGTGAAAGAGCGCAAGATGCAGTAATTGTAGACGCGTCTGGAAAGCTAGTGACTCCAGGTTTAGTGGACCCTCATACACATGTGGTGTATGGAGGGAGTCGGGAGCACGAATTTGAAATGCGTCTGCAAGGCGCCACCTACATGGACATTATGAATGCCGGTGGCGGTATTCATGCAACGACTCGAATGACAAGAGAAGCTTCGGAGGAAGAGTTGATCGAGCAAACAACGCGCCGACTTGATTCGTTCCTAGCTCATGGAGTAACTACAGTAGAAGGAAAAAGTGGTTACGGAATGAATCTAGAAACGGAATTAAAACAACTTCGTGTGATGAAAAAACTTCAAGAAACCCATCCGATTGACTTAGTTCCGACATTCATGGGGGCGCACGCTGTTCCTCTTGATTATAAAGGCCGAGAAGATGAGTTCATTGATTATTTAATCGAAACAGTATTACTGATAGTGGTAGAAGAAGAACTAGCAGTATTCAATGATGTATTCTGTGAAAAAGGTGTATTCACACCGGAGCAATCCGAGAGAATGCTGGAGGCCGGAAAGAAAGTGGGCTTGATTCCGAAAATCCACGCAGATGAGATTGAGTCCTATGGCGGTGCAGAACTTGCAGCTAAAGTAGGTGCCATTTCAGCTGAGCACTTGTTAAAAGCATCTGAAGAAGGTATACAAGCAATGGCAAAATCGGGTACAATTGCTTGTCTTCTGCCGGCGACAGCACTTTATTTACGTGAAGAAGCCGCTGCTGGAAGACGAATGATCGACGAAGGAGTGCCTGTGGCCATCTCGACGGACTGTAACCCGGGGTCTTCCCCCACGACATCGATGCCACTCGTGATGAACTTAGCTTGCATCTCCATGCGTTTAACACCAGCAGAAGCTTTGACAGCTGCGACATATAACGCAGCCTGCGCGATTAAGAGCGAGGACAAAGTAGGTTCATTAGAAGTAGGTAAGCAAGGTGATGTGGTAGTATGGGACGCAAAAAATTATCAAGAACTCCAATACTTATTCGGCGTTAACCACGTCCAGTCGGTTTGGAAAAAAGGCGTGCAGGTCGTTGGTAACGCATCAAACTAA
- the hutU gene encoding urocanate hydratase, with protein sequence MKTIADEKVIRYRGSELNTKGWLQEAALRMLMNNLDPEVAEHPENLVVYGGIGKAARNWESFDAIVKSLKELENDETLLVQSGKPVAIFKSHADAPRVLIANSNIVPAYANWDTFHELDKKGLMMYGQMTAGSWIYIGSQGIVQGTYETFVELGKKHYNSNLQGTITVTAGLGGMGGAQPLAVTMAGGVCIAIEVDETRIDRRIETRYTDLKTDSLDEAIRLAEEAKKDGKALSIGLLGNASDILPEMIARNFIPDILTDQTSAHDPLNGYVPSGMSMVDADLLRSSDPEKYVQLSKASMAKHVQAMLDLMNKGSITFDYGNNIRQVAKDEGIGNAFDFPGFVPAYIRPQFCEGKGPFRWVALSGDPEDIYKLDEVILKEFSYNEHLCNWIRMAKEKIEFQGLPARICWFGYGERARFGKIINDMVASGELSAPIVIGRDHLDSGSVASPNRETEAMKDGSDVVADWPILNAMINAVGGATWVSLHHGGGVGMGYSVHSGIVIVADGTDEAAARIERVLTTDPGMGIVRHVDAGYEIAEKTALEKGVNIPMLKKGNDIK encoded by the coding sequence ATGAAAACAATTGCTGACGAAAAGGTAATTCGATATAGAGGGTCTGAGTTAAATACGAAAGGGTGGCTTCAAGAAGCTGCACTTCGAATGTTGATGAATAACTTGGATCCAGAAGTGGCTGAACACCCGGAGAATCTTGTAGTCTATGGTGGAATCGGAAAAGCGGCTCGTAACTGGGAAAGTTTTGACGCGATTGTAAAATCGCTAAAAGAGCTTGAAAACGATGAAACATTACTTGTCCAGTCGGGTAAACCCGTTGCCATATTTAAATCACATGCGGATGCGCCGCGTGTTCTAATAGCAAATTCAAATATTGTCCCGGCATATGCCAATTGGGATACTTTCCATGAACTCGATAAAAAAGGCCTCATGATGTACGGTCAGATGACTGCTGGAAGTTGGATCTATATCGGTTCACAAGGAATCGTACAAGGAACATATGAAACATTCGTAGAACTTGGCAAAAAGCATTATAATAGCAATTTGCAAGGAACGATTACCGTAACAGCAGGCCTTGGCGGAATGGGTGGAGCGCAACCGCTTGCAGTGACTATGGCTGGTGGCGTATGTATCGCAATTGAAGTGGATGAGACGCGTATCGACCGTCGAATCGAAACACGCTACACAGATTTGAAAACGGATTCATTAGATGAAGCGATCCGTCTTGCAGAAGAAGCGAAAAAAGATGGAAAAGCATTATCGATCGGATTGTTAGGTAACGCATCTGACATTTTACCGGAAATGATTGCACGTAACTTCATTCCGGATATACTGACTGACCAAACATCAGCACATGATCCGTTGAATGGGTATGTCCCGTCTGGCATGTCTATGGTAGACGCTGATTTGCTTCGTTCAAGCGATCCGGAAAAATATGTACAATTATCCAAAGCATCTATGGCGAAACATGTGCAAGCAATGCTTGACTTGATGAATAAAGGTTCTATCACATTTGATTATGGAAACAATATTCGTCAAGTGGCAAAAGACGAAGGTATCGGAAATGCATTTGATTTCCCAGGATTTGTTCCTGCATATATCCGTCCCCAATTTTGTGAAGGAAAAGGCCCATTCCGTTGGGTAGCATTATCGGGAGATCCGGAAGACATTTATAAATTGGATGAAGTGATTTTGAAAGAATTTAGCTATAACGAACATTTATGTAACTGGATTCGCATGGCGAAAGAAAAAATTGAATTCCAAGGATTGCCTGCCCGCATTTGCTGGTTCGGTTACGGTGAACGTGCGCGTTTCGGAAAAATCATTAATGACATGGTAGCAAGTGGCGAGTTAAGCGCTCCAATCGTCATTGGCCGTGATCACTTGGATTCAGGTTCGGTTGCTTCACCAAACCGTGAAACGGAAGCGATGAAAGACGGATCGGACGTTGTGGCGGATTGGCCTATTTTAAATGCGATGATCAACGCGGTCGGTGGGGCAACGTGGGTATCGCTACATCACGGTGGTGGAGTCGGAATGGGTTATTCTGTTCATTCGGGAATTGTCATTGTTGCAGATGGAACAGATGAAGCGGCTGCTCGTATCGAGCGTGTGTTAACTACGGATCCTGGTATGGGAATCGTACGTCATGTGGATGCAGGATATGAAATTGCTGAAAAGACAGCATTAGAAAAAGGCGTTAATATTCCAATGCTGAAAAAAGGAAATGATATAAAATGA
- a CDS encoding helix-turn-helix domain-containing protein produces MKIHLVAKDHLEAEGIRWLVESQMTGMELYRWDSIEEFVKEGIDEFPDLLLLDMDTWVQQDDSFGELLRKSHVRWLGISSERIFQTAYRGLRYRAEDVLFRPFSPDDLVKHIQQIRYLVRSERHRYSNDLYNEDQSMMIDYSDLFLTDRMTTQPITMIAISTPDLNSLPRLYDELHQFPFTVEQQLFALADCVLCVQYEGEKKLFHEEYHAFLAWWKGDKGESLAIVINDPPSFQTLKETYAQTKQLKEKVFFDGYDIILSNSQYTDWSDLDPFLTPLEQRQWIEMLEKRDAKEIRKWLEQEFFTYGEPYPDPEMVRIRLTSVLAQVRRYMKSYNIQTMEWEDCYHAVFQQIIKKPVIHEIVQELLAFITRLLSYGDGDVHLQTEERSLVERVKTLMESNYWNSQWNLSDCADTLRLNKSTLSRRFSAESGQFFRDALHQVRVREAKRLLKETNLSLEEISGLTGYSNQSYFTMKFKQLEGRTPSSFQSNV; encoded by the coding sequence GTGAAGATTCATTTAGTGGCTAAGGATCATTTAGAAGCAGAAGGAATTCGTTGGCTTGTTGAATCTCAAATGACCGGAATGGAACTATACAGATGGGATTCCATCGAAGAGTTTGTGAAAGAGGGTATAGACGAGTTTCCTGATTTGCTTTTATTGGATATGGACACATGGGTGCAACAAGATGATAGTTTTGGGGAGTTGCTTAGAAAAAGTCATGTGCGCTGGTTGGGTATTTCATCGGAGCGCATTTTTCAAACCGCTTACCGTGGACTTCGTTATCGAGCGGAAGATGTCTTATTCCGTCCCTTTTCACCGGATGACTTAGTGAAACATATTCAACAAATTCGCTATCTGGTAAGAAGTGAAAGACATCGTTATAGTAATGACCTCTATAATGAAGATCAGTCCATGATGATTGACTACTCGGATCTTTTTCTAACGGACAGGATGACAACCCAACCAATTACGATGATTGCCATATCAACACCTGATTTAAATAGCTTACCGCGTTTATACGATGAGTTGCATCAATTTCCATTCACAGTGGAACAACAATTATTTGCGCTGGCGGATTGTGTGTTATGTGTGCAGTATGAGGGAGAAAAGAAGTTGTTCCATGAAGAGTACCATGCATTTCTTGCTTGGTGGAAAGGTGACAAGGGAGAGTCACTTGCAATTGTCATCAATGACCCACCGTCGTTTCAAACGCTAAAAGAAACGTATGCACAGACAAAGCAATTAAAAGAAAAAGTATTCTTTGATGGTTATGATATCATTCTATCAAATAGTCAATATACAGACTGGTCTGATCTGGATCCGTTCCTTACGCCATTGGAGCAAAGGCAATGGATTGAAATGCTTGAAAAACGGGACGCAAAAGAAATACGGAAATGGCTGGAGCAAGAGTTCTTCACGTATGGAGAACCCTATCCCGACCCTGAAATGGTTCGCATCCGCCTGACTAGTGTACTGGCACAAGTACGCCGATATATGAAGTCATATAATATTCAAACGATGGAGTGGGAAGATTGTTATCATGCAGTATTTCAACAGATTATCAAGAAACCTGTTATACATGAGATCGTGCAGGAGTTGCTTGCCTTTATTACTAGGCTTCTTTCATATGGAGATGGAGATGTGCACTTGCAAACAGAAGAACGTTCCCTTGTAGAAAGAGTAAAGACGTTGATGGAATCGAATTATTGGAACTCGCAGTGGAATTTATCGGATTGTGCGGATACACTTAGGCTGAATAAAAGTACTCTCAGCCGGCGATTCTCCGCTGAATCCGGACAGTTTTTTAGAGACGCACTACATCAGGTAAGGGTTCGCGAAGCCAAACGTTTATTGAAGGAAACGAATTTGTCGTTGGAAGAAATATCGGGATTGACAGGTTACTCCAACCAAAGCTATTTCACTATGAAATTTAAACAACTTGAAGGCAGGACTCCTTCTTCTTTTCAATCGAATGTATGA
- a CDS encoding toast rack family protein: MKTDRVSGALAIEKDDAKSLEIDIDFGAGDLLIEGGATNWVDGDIDTNVKKWLPSVMYKNKREIGYVEIEQNMKGLSALGNKRNNWNVQLTNEIPVNLDVEMGVSDAELNLSGIQLSQLSVDAGVGDTTINLSGDWQESFDAEFELGVGDAKIRLPQETGVKLSVSKGIGSVGTKGFISKGKGVYVNEAYGKTDTTIHLKVDVGVGGVEFLLVE; this comes from the coding sequence ATGAAAACAGACCGAGTCTCCGGAGCATTGGCCATTGAAAAGGACGACGCGAAATCACTGGAAATCGATATCGATTTTGGTGCGGGCGACCTTTTGATTGAAGGCGGTGCAACGAACTGGGTGGACGGTGACATCGATACTAACGTAAAGAAGTGGCTCCCATCCGTTATGTATAAAAATAAAAGAGAAATTGGTTATGTTGAGATAGAGCAGAACATGAAAGGACTTTCTGCATTGGGCAATAAAAGAAACAACTGGAACGTTCAACTGACTAATGAAATCCCCGTTAATCTTGATGTCGAAATGGGTGTCTCCGATGCAGAACTGAACTTGTCTGGAATTCAACTCAGTCAGTTGTCAGTCGATGCAGGAGTAGGTGACACGACAATCAATTTGTCTGGTGATTGGCAGGAAAGCTTTGATGCTGAATTTGAACTTGGGGTGGGCGATGCGAAAATTCGTTTACCTCAAGAGACAGGAGTTAAATTGTCTGTTTCCAAGGGAATTGGAAGCGTAGGGACAAAAGGTTTCATTTCTAAGGGCAAAGGTGTCTATGTAAATGAAGCATACGGGAAAACGGATACTACTATTCATCTCAAAGTTGATGTGGGTGTTGGCGGAGTTGAATTCTTGCTTGTAGAATAG
- a CDS encoding 2OG-Fe(II) oxygenase yields the protein MITENREQTIFNHIGKRIVTDRDIEIIAKVEDPLVVVLGNMLSDEECDELIRLSTDKLKRSKIGMVHAENEIRTSSSMFIEEQDNQMVMRIEKRIEAVMNIPIEHGERLQILHYLPGQQYKAHHDFFSATSNVSNNRISTLVMYLNDVEQGGETFFPHLKLSVTPKKGMAIYFEYFYNDPLLNDLTLHGGAPVEIGEKYVATQWMRKQRVR from the coding sequence TTGATAACAGAAAATAGAGAACAAACGATATTTAATCATATAGGAAAGAGAATTGTAACGGACCGTGACATCGAAATTATTGCAAAAGTGGAGGATCCATTAGTCGTCGTCTTAGGCAATATGTTGAGTGACGAAGAATGTGACGAACTGATCAGGCTGTCGACTGACAAGTTAAAACGATCCAAAATCGGCATGGTTCATGCGGAAAACGAAATTAGAACAAGTAGCAGTATGTTTATTGAAGAACAGGACAACCAGATGGTTATGAGAATCGAAAAACGGATTGAAGCGGTTATGAACATCCCTATCGAACACGGCGAAAGACTACAGATTCTTCACTATCTGCCAGGTCAGCAATATAAAGCACATCATGATTTCTTCTCGGCAACGAGCAATGTCTCCAACAATCGAATCAGCACACTTGTCATGTACTTGAACGATGTTGAACAAGGTGGCGAAACGTTTTTCCCTCATCTGAAACTGTCCGTCACACCAAAAAAAGGAATGGCCATTTATTTCGAGTACTTTTATAACGATCCCCTGTTGAACGACTTGACGCTGCATGGCGGAGCACCGGTGGAAATCGGAGAGAAATATGTAGCAACGCAGTGGATGAGGAAGCAAAGAGTACGATGA
- a CDS encoding glycerol-3-phosphate dehydrogenase/oxidase — translation MKELTTFSSMDRHKIANTLRTENFDVLIIGGGITGAGIALDAAARGMKTALIEMQDFASGTSSRSTKLVHGGLRYLKQFEIKEVAQLGKERAIVYENGPHVTTPEWMLLPFHKGGTFGPTSTALGLKVYDFLAGVKRSERRKMLNLEQTIQRAPLIKREGLQGSGYYVEYRTDDARLTIEVAKSAAEKGATLLNYAKAEGFIYNDTNQIAGVQVRDMITNEMMTVQATKVINAAGPWVDEVKEFDGHSNGKNLILSKGIHLVFDQSVFPLHQAIYFDTPDQRMIFAVPRDGKAYVGTTDTFFDGDPKEMQITEEDRTYILDAIHYMFPDVSVSEKDVESSWAGVRPLIHEDGKNPSEISRKDEIWESERGLITIAGGKLTGYRKMAETVVNKISDLLQQEKGLHFKRSNTKNMPISGGDVGGSAHYSRYFNQAVNRGMLLGFTEQESRHLAALYGSNVDKVLTIPYDESESMPRILYVKLRYAIEHEMTAKPTDFFIRRTGDLFFNIKNVQDAKEDVLVKMGQLLNWSADEQQRYQLELEDELRKSTSVV, via the coding sequence ATGAAGGAATTGACAACATTTTCATCAATGGATCGACATAAGATTGCGAACACGTTACGTACCGAGAACTTTGACGTTTTAATTATAGGTGGTGGAATTACCGGTGCTGGTATCGCATTGGATGCTGCAGCAAGAGGGATGAAAACTGCACTTATTGAAATGCAGGATTTTGCTTCAGGCACATCTAGTCGTTCAACAAAACTAGTACATGGTGGTTTGCGTTATTTGAAGCAATTTGAAATAAAAGAAGTGGCCCAATTGGGCAAAGAACGCGCGATTGTCTACGAAAATGGTCCACATGTTACAACACCTGAATGGATGCTACTACCGTTTCATAAAGGAGGGACATTCGGTCCTACATCTACGGCGCTTGGATTAAAAGTATACGACTTTCTAGCTGGTGTTAAGCGCAGTGAACGAAGAAAAATGCTGAATCTTGAACAAACTATCCAACGAGCTCCACTTATTAAAAGAGAAGGTCTCCAAGGTAGTGGTTATTATGTAGAATATCGCACGGACGATGCTCGCCTCACGATTGAAGTGGCTAAATCTGCTGCTGAAAAAGGTGCCACTTTATTAAATTATGCAAAAGCAGAAGGTTTCATCTACAATGATACTAACCAAATAGCAGGCGTCCAAGTTCGCGACATGATCACAAACGAAATGATGACCGTTCAAGCGACAAAAGTCATCAACGCAGCAGGTCCGTGGGTAGATGAAGTAAAAGAGTTCGATGGCCACTCAAACGGTAAGAACTTAATATTGTCCAAAGGGATTCATCTTGTATTCGATCAAAGCGTATTTCCTCTACACCAAGCAATCTATTTCGATACCCCTGATCAACGTATGATTTTTGCAGTACCACGTGATGGTAAGGCATATGTCGGAACAACGGATACATTCTTTGATGGTGATCCGAAAGAGATGCAAATTACAGAAGAAGATCGCACATATATTTTAGATGCCATTCATTATATGTTCCCCGATGTCTCTGTGAGTGAAAAAGATGTTGAATCTAGTTGGGCAGGTGTCCGACCACTGATTCATGAAGACGGTAAAAACCCTTCCGAGATTTCCAGAAAGGACGAAATCTGGGAATCTGAACGTGGACTGATCACCATTGCAGGGGGTAAACTAACAGGATACCGCAAAATGGCGGAAACTGTAGTGAATAAGATCTCCGACTTGCTTCAACAAGAAAAAGGATTACACTTCAAACGATCTAACACGAAGAACATGCCCATCTCAGGTGGCGATGTTGGAGGCTCTGCTCATTACTCTCGTTACTTCAACCAAGCTGTCAACCGTGGCATGTTGCTCGGTTTCACAGAACAAGAAAGCCGACATTTGGCTGCACTTTATGGCTCAAACGTGGACAAAGTATTAACAATTCCTTATGATGAATCCGAATCGATGCCACGTATTCTCTATGTTAAATTACGCTATGCGATTGAACATGAGATGACTGCGAAACCGACTGACTTCTTCATTCGACGCACGGGTGATTTGTTCTTCAATATTAAAAATGTACAGGATGCAAAAGAAGACGTACTAGTTAAAATGGGCCAACTGTTGAACTGGTCTGCAGATGAACAACAACGCTATCAGTTAGAATTGGAAGACGAGTTACGAAAGTCAACATCTGTTGTGTAA
- a CDS encoding glycerol-3-phosphate responsive antiterminator, giving the protein MSFHNQKVLPAARTLKQFEKLLESTFEYIVLLEVHISNLKTVKQEADKRGKKLIIHADLVQGLKTDNFAADFLCNDVRPAGIISTRSNMILKAKSKNIIAIQRMFLLDTIALEKSYSLIDQTAPDFIEMLPGVIPELIEEVYERTGIPIINGGLIRTKQHIEDALAAGAVAVTTSDNQLWEHFI; this is encoded by the coding sequence ATGTCTTTTCATAACCAAAAAGTGTTACCAGCTGCACGTACACTAAAACAATTTGAAAAACTCTTAGAAAGTACTTTTGAATATATCGTTCTATTAGAAGTACACATCAGCAATTTAAAAACCGTAAAACAAGAAGCAGACAAGCGAGGCAAGAAACTAATTATTCATGCCGACTTAGTGCAGGGCCTAAAAACGGATAACTTTGCAGCCGACTTTTTATGTAATGATGTTCGTCCAGCAGGTATTATTTCCACTCGATCCAATATGATTTTGAAAGCAAAGTCTAAAAATATTATCGCTATTCAGCGTATGTTTCTACTCGATACAATCGCATTAGAAAAAAGCTATTCTCTAATTGATCAAACTGCTCCAGACTTCATTGAAATGCTACCGGGTGTCATTCCGGAACTCATCGAAGAAGTGTATGAGCGCACAGGTATTCCCATTATTAACGGTGGACTCATTCGTACAAAACAACATATTGAGGACGCACTAGCAGCAGGTGCTGTAGCCGTGACAACATCCGATAACCAATTATGGGAACACTTTATTTAA